Part of the candidate division WOR-3 bacterium genome is shown below.
CAGTGCACTGCCAAGATAGGGACGCAGGTTTCTGCCGGTTACGGTTACAAGAATCGTATCACCTGGCGAAGTGGTATTCAGTGTGAACTGAATCTGACCTTGGGCATTAGTATAGCCAACATGGTAAGTCAGCGTATCGCTCTTGGACATGACGCACACTAGGGCATTACTTACCGGCGAACCCTGGTGGGTGACCGTGACCGGAAACGGGAAGCTGCCAATTAGCACCGTCGCCGGATGGCTGACCGCAAGTTGCTTCGGTGTTGCGGACCACAAGTTCAGCTCCGGCTCACCGATGTTGTTAAACATCCACACTTCCTTGATTGAGGTCGGGTCTGGCAAGGGATAGGCCTGAAGCATCAGGAGTTTGCCAAACTGGGTGCACTGGCCAAACGTGAACAGTGTACTGTCAACGTAGCTCATGAAGCAGCCCAGAGCCAGGGTATCGTTGTACCCGGAATAGCTCGGCTCAGACGCGCCGAAATATCCGGTCCCGCCCTTCGGAGAATCCGGTGAACCAGCCTTAAGCCACGCCTCGGCATGGCAGTCAGACGTGTAGTCGAAGTCTCCGGCATCGCAGGTCGGGCCGATGACAATCGGCGTCATCCGGCCGTTGGCCAGTGCCAGCACGTTACTGTTCTCCCACGACGGACTGACATTCGCCCAACCAGTCTTCAGACCATGGCCTCGGTACAGCATCCACGACCGACCAAGGTTCAAGGAGTCGGTCAGACCCTGCGCGGTATTCAAACCCCAGCGCTGGAACAGAGTGTCGAACTGCACAAACGGTCTGCCCATGACATAATTCCGGATTCTGATGACCACGCTCCAGAACCGGGGTGAACTCTCATAAGCGGCCAGTGCGCACACTTTGCCGAACCATCCGGCGTTCTCGGTGTACGGCTCCTTTTCTGACCGGTAAAGCTTGTTGAGCGCAGTCTGGGCCTCGGTCAACGTCTGTACCGAAACCCGGCCGATCATCACGTCAGCCAGTATGTCCGAACCTTCCAGACACGAGTAAGGCAGGTCTGAGGCCGCATACCCTGAAGTCTGGTGACAGCAGGCGATATGGCTAGGCGCGTCGCCTACGAGCAGCACATAGTCCGGCGGTAACGGCCAGTTGTGGTACGCATTGTAGATGTAGGAGTACACATGCGCCGAATCACTACCGCCGACCTGGCTTGTGGTCACGACCCTGGTGCGCCAGCCTTTGCGCCGCTTCCATTCGGCAAATGGCTGAACTGCACTTGCAAAGTCGTCGTGCGTAATAATAAGATAACTGCCATCCTCAGGTCGCTGGGGCGGCCTGAAATCGTAGTTCGAAACCAGCCGGCGATACAACGGCTCAAAAGTCCGTGAGACGGTCAGGTCCGGTCTGGTCTTGATGTTCACACTACCCGGCCGGTCGTACGCGAGCTCTAGCACTAGCCTGCGGCACACGCGCAGCTCACCTGAAACCGGGTTGAACCTGGCCGGCTTCAGTACAAGCTGAACCAGCCGCAGGTCCCGCATAATCATCGGCTCACTTGTCTCCCATGGAACTGCGGGGTAGAACTCGTCGGTCTGGTACCGTTTCTTGTCAATTACGAACGCAACCGGTGTTTCTTCTTCAGGCAACGGCGGCTGAACCGGGTAGACGTTGTATCCTGTGAGCAGCACTTCGTCCTGCACAAGCACCCGGACACTCGGGTCCCGGTCTGCGGGAATCTGGATGAACCGGGCTACTGCTGGTAGATACGGCAAACCCTGTTCCCAAGTCCCGGCACCTGCCTCCATGCCAAGCGTGAGTATCTGAAACGTCCGGCCGTCGACCTCAACGTCCTCAACGAACACGCCGGCCAAGTCCAGACTAACAACAGTGCGGACCGAATTCGAGCTAATGACCTGAAACGACGGCTCTTGCTCAGGCTGGCCCGGCTCCAGACTTACCCATCGCCCCGAAGCGGACCCGGCAACGATCATCAACAGTACAAACCCTATTCTGCAAAGCATCATACCTCCTCAGGTAAGGACATCCAGGCAATGCTAGTTTGGTTCTGGACCCAAGTCAAGCCGGCATGCCCTGAGCTAGTTCTTCGAACTCTTGTCTAATCTGTGCGTTTATACGATCAATTTCGGCCCTGAGTTCTTCGCTGGTCTGCGACAGACGTGCTGGTTGAATCGGCTCACCGACCAGTATCTCAATGCGGGTGTTGAACAGATTCTCCGCAACAGAAAGAAAACCGGTCCAGCACTCGGTCCAGATTGTCGTCTGGTCGACTCGGCCTGCATACCGCAGATTCCTGATGTACACCGGTAGCACTGGCGCACCGGTCCGGGCCGCAAGATATGCCGCACCATCCTTGATGTCCGTGACTCGACCACTCAGGTTGAACCCACCCTCCGGATATACGCCGACGCTGCCCCCGGCCCGTAGTGTCTCAAGACAACTGCGCACGCCGGAGATGCTCTCGAACGGAAGTCCGGTTTCGACCGGAAAGGCGTCGCAGATGTGGCGCATAATAAACCGGGAGAAGGGACCTCTGAACCACCGCGATGAGGCGGCGAAGAAAAGTCTCGTGCGCAGTGCGATCTGCAACACAACTGAATCTGCACCGTTCAGATGATTGGCCACGACAATGAATCCACGGCGCAGCGGAACTGCGACTCGGCCGACAACCTTCACCCTTATGCATAAGCCGTAGAGAAATAGGAGCGACTGTTTGAGCCAGGTCCAGACCGTAGTTCTTACCCGGCTCAGCCGCCGAGAAGACCGAACTGAAAGCCACCGCATGAGCTCTGGTCCACCTAGGTCGAGTATATCGTTGACCGCCCGGCCGTCAAGAAATCTGGGTCTGGATGGAAATGGATGAGACTTCTCCCTGAAACTCATTGGAAGTGTAGCACGCCTGTGTCGCAGCATCACGGGATGTGCTACACTTCACAATCGTCGCATTCCAGATGTCCGACGTCCAGTTACCAATGCCGGTGGGCTTGACCAGACGCTGACCAGCGGTAAATTCCCGTCGTGCCAGCCCAGAGCATGCTGGAGCAGACCGGAAGATCCCTTTTCCGTTGGCGCCCAGTCATCGGGTTCATTGGGTTCGCACTCGCGTTCAGCACAAGTCGGGGGACAATAGCAACTTGTCTTGCAGGCTTGGCTCCTATTCTAGCCGGTCTGGCCCTGAGGTGCTGGGCCATGGGCTATATCGGCATCCAGGCGAGGGCCGCTGAAATCGGTGGTGATCGCAACCGGAATACCGCCTCCGCCCTTACTTCCTCTGGAAGAAGTCGGCAGAGCCGGATTGTGCAGGACGGACCTTACCGGCTTTTCAAGCTCGGGCCGAAGTCGCCAGCCGGTCACCCACTGTACGCAGGCAATTTCTTTCTCGTATCCGGTATGCTCGTTGCGCTTTGGCCCGCGGTGCTAGTCGGAATCACTATCATTGTCGGGTTTATTCTTGAGTATTGGCTGATTGCCTACGCCGAGGAAAGACAATTGGTCAGAGGTCTTGAGCCCGCGTCCGGAAACCAGCGCTTAGAGTCCCCAGCAACCTCGGAAACTCCGACCAGATTCAGCTTGAACCCTGCTCTAGAGCTTACGAATAAAGACTACGCCCCCCGCCGAGTCAGATTCAGCTGCCGCCGTCCGCTTGCAGAATGGCCCACTGTCGTCTTGACCTGCCTATGCTGGAGTCTTGCCTTGGCCCAGGCGCTATTGCGCCAATAGACCCCAGCCACTCCGCACTAGAACATCACCCGACCATCGGCAGATTGATTCTGCAGGCCCGGGCCAGAGCAATTGCATCTTCGTACCCGGCATCAGCATGGCGGGCAATGCCGAGCCCAGGGTCATTGGTCAACACACGGCACAGACGTTTATCCATTGCTGGCGTACCGTCGCACACGATTACTTGGCCGGCGTGGACCGAATACCCGATGCCGACTCCGCCGCCGGAGTGAATCGAGACCCAGGACGCACCGGACGCAACGTTGAGCATGGCGTTCAGCAGCGGCCAGTCCGCGACTGCGTCTGAGCCATCCTTCATTGCTTCGGTTTCCCGGTTGGGCGAAGCAACCGAGCCGCAGTCCAAATGGTCCCGGCCAATAACAATGGGCGCTCTTAACCGCCCTTCGCGCACCGCCTTGTTGAATGCCAGCCCAGCCTTTTCCCGTTCGCCGAATCCAAGCCAGCAGATGCGGGCCGGCAGGCCCTGGAACGGTATCTGCACCTCAGCCTTGGTTATCCAGTTAGCCAGCGCCGTATTGTCCGGGAACAGCTCGACGACTATCCGGTCGGTCTCGAGGATATCTCTGGGGTCGCCGGAAAGCGCGACCCAGCGGAACGGCCCTTTCCCCTGACAGAACAACGGTCGGATGTAGGCCGGAACAAAACCCGGGTACTTCCACGAACCGGCCCGGCCAGGCGAACGGATTTCGTCCTCTTTGAGAAAACCTCCTTCAATTGCCTTGCCGCGCAAGTTATTGCCGTAATCGAAAGTGGTCGCGCCCCGGCCCTGAAGCGTGAGCATCAGCCGCACATGTTCAGCCATGGTCTGGTAAGACCTGCGGCGGTATTCGTCCGGGTGGTCACGGCGCAAGTCCAGCGCCTGCTCAAAGCTCATTCCGGTCGGCACGTAGCCGTGCAGTTCGTCGTGCGCCGATGTCTGGTCGGTCAGAATGTCAGGGGTGACTCCGCGCTCCACAAGCCGACGGAGCAGGTTCACAATGTTGCCATACCAGCAGACGGAGTAGGCCTGTTTCTTCTCCTTCAACGCCAGGGCTTTGTCAATCGCCTTGTCAAGGTCGTCAATGCGCTCATCGAGAAAACGCGGCTTCTTCGAGGCCAGGCGCTTCCTGATGCGGGTAGGGTCAACCTCGGCACCAAGATAGGTGGCCCCCGCCATGGTCGCGGCTAGAGGTTGAGCTCCGGACATCCCGCCCAACCCGCCTGAGACAACCAACCGGCCGGAAAGGTCTGAAGTGCCGAACGACTTGCGGCCTGCAGCCACGAACGTCTCATGGGTTCCCTGCAGGATGCCCTGAGTGCCAATGTAAATCCAAGAGCCGGCCGTCATCTGGCCGTACATCATGAGCCCAGCCTGCTCCAATTCATCGAAATAGGATTTGGTCGCCCAGTGCGGAACGATGTTGGAATTAGCGATGAGCACGCGCGGGGCCGCGGGCCAGGTCTGGAACACTGCGACCGGCTTGCCGGACTGAACAAGCAGGGTCTCGTCGTCCTCCAGTGTCTTGAGTGTGCGGACGATTGCCGCGTAGCAATCCCAGTTACGGGCAGCCCGGCCGGTCCCCCCATAGACAATCAGTTCCCTCGGATTCTCGGCAACCGACTCATCAAGATTGTTCTGGAGCATCCGCAGGGCCGCCTCCTGATGCCAGCCTTTACAGGAAAGCCTGGTGCCGGTTGGGGCCTTGACTGGCTTGTAAGCATGATTTTCTTTCACTGGCAACTCCTATCTGTCAGCGAAAGCCATTCACATCAAGCAGTACGCCACGCCCGAAGGCCCGTGCGTCCAAAGTCTCGAGCACGGACATCGTGACCGGTACAGAATAGACCTGCGTTCCGCAATGTCAACGCTTCAAGCTAGCCGGCTGGGTCTGCGGCCTCCTGAGCCGCACCAAGCCGGCCTGAATCATCCAGCCGACCAGCACAAGCACGAGCGGGTCGAGCACGAACCGAAACCGGTTGTTCTCGCCGACCTCGGTGTGGTTGCCAATGAGTGCGGCGGCAAACGCAGCAACCCAGACAAACACGAGACATAGCCCGGTTGAGTCTCTGAACCTACGGCGCCAGAGCAGGACAACTCCAAGTACGAATGCGGCCAGGTACGCGGCGATAAGCCACAGGCCAGTGTTGACGAACGCGCACGTGTAGTATGCCCAGGGGTCGGTCCGCCGAAGGTCCGGCCTGAGCTTGAACGCGAAGCGACCATTGACTAACGTACTCCAGAGCATGACGAGCCTGAGTATCTTCTCACGGTTGGACGCAAGGAACATGTACGCGTCTGACGGCAGGAAGAAGTTCAGGTAGGAATCAGCCAGCCCGCGGAGATAGGCGCTGGGTCTGGTTCTGAGAATAGCGAGGTTATCTGCCAGCAGTTGACGGCTGATTTCAATGTACGCGATGTTGTTGTAATTCGGAACTCCACTCGGCTTGAGCCTTTGGTCCAGTACCGGTATGCCAGTACTTTCTGGCATGGTGATAAATCGGTCGTAGTGCTCCAGGTCTGAGAACGGTGGTACGAGCGATAGGTCGGAGATGACGTTTTCCTCGTAGAGACGTCGGCGTTCCTGCTGGGTCAGCATCGCGTTCGTCATCTTGGCGAGGTTCATCCCAGCCCAGGTACTGGCAGTAAACTCGCGGAACAGCACGAGGTTTTTCGCGTACCAGCCGAGCACCAGGACAAGTGGAATCATTGCGCCAGCAAGAGTGCCTTTCCAGAGTTTGGGCCGGGCAAGAACAAGCACGGCCAGGCAGAGGACGAGCCAGACTAGGTGGAACATGTTCCATGTCAAGCTTGTGCACGCCAGCAGAGAGAAGAGGCCGAATGCGTCGCGAATTCGGGATCGGGTCAGAAATCGCTCAAGGAAGACGACCGACCATACGAGCAGAACGCAGACCGGGTACGTATAGAATAGCCAATTTTCATACAAGACGCACGCTGGACTGGCGACGAACAGAAGCGTGAGTGCGGCCGAAAGCCACCTAGACACACCGACTCCGGTCAAGGCAAGATTCAGCCCGATGGAAAGCAGGACGCCGAGTGCCAGATAGGCTGCCGCAAAGACTAGCGACTCTTGTCCCGG
Proteins encoded:
- a CDS encoding C25 family cysteine peptidase; the encoded protein is MLCRIGFVLLMIVAGSASGRWVSLEPGQPEQEPSFQVISSNSVRTVVSLDLAGVFVEDVEVDGRTFQILTLGMEAGAGTWEQGLPYLPAVARFIQIPADRDPSVRVLVQDEVLLTGYNVYPVQPPLPEEETPVAFVIDKKRYQTDEFYPAVPWETSEPMIMRDLRLVQLVLKPARFNPVSGELRVCRRLVLELAYDRPGSVNIKTRPDLTVSRTFEPLYRRLVSNYDFRPPQRPEDGSYLIITHDDFASAVQPFAEWKRRKGWRTRVVTTSQVGGSDSAHVYSYIYNAYHNWPLPPDYVLLVGDAPSHIACCHQTSGYAASDLPYSCLEGSDILADVMIGRVSVQTLTEAQTALNKLYRSEKEPYTENAGWFGKVCALAAYESSPRFWSVVIRIRNYVMGRPFVQFDTLFQRWGLNTAQGLTDSLNLGRSWMLYRGHGLKTGWANVSPSWENSNVLALANGRMTPIVIGPTCDAGDFDYTSDCHAEAWLKAGSPDSPKGGTGYFGASEPSYSGYNDTLALGCFMSYVDSTLFTFGQCTQFGKLLMLQAYPLPDPTSIKEVWMFNNIGEPELNLWSATPKQLAVSHPATVLIGSFPFPVTVTHQGSPVSNALVCVMSKSDTLTYHVGYTNAQGQIQFTLNTTSPGDTILVTVTGRNLRPYLGSALVIAPNMAYITYLGHVVNDSTGGNGDGIVNPGETIRLPVWVKNWGSQAADGVQGRVRIADPYVTLLDSMESFGRIEPGDSAKCMPGFQFSVAPGCTNGYALRFTLVCRDVNDSTWNSNFSIPIGAPRLWFVSKQVRDEGSARPNGKLDPGETAELEVTIKNTGLGHGYNVRGVLRSGDARLAVPDSTGTYGTVMVDSTKTNTTDRFTLTAAGSIPKGTPISCTLRLYGDGGYASVEAFVLVVGEVWRVDPIPDGPRQPPLYWAFDDMDTTYDQRPSYSWVEVKTTGTRLNFSHNDAVIVVTLPTAFGPVKYYGQRYTQISISADGWIVPGSYTTTNFTNTGLPSSSAPPGAICFNWDDLYPGYGSTGYAYYYHDAANRRFIVEFDSAAYYDQTSVRDKFEVIFYDTTLAAPDGNTVFMFQYMTANRYTSNTVGMQDQGQAIAIQ
- a CDS encoding lysophospholipid acyltransferase family protein codes for the protein MSFREKSHPFPSRPRFLDGRAVNDILDLGGPELMRWLSVRSSRRLSRVRTTVWTWLKQSLLFLYGLCIRVKVVGRVAVPLRRGFIVVANHLNGADSVVLQIALRTRLFFAASSRWFRGPFSRFIMRHICDAFPVETGLPFESISGVRSCLETLRAGGSVGVYPEGGFNLSGRVTDIKDGAAYLAARTGAPVLPVYIRNLRYAGRVDQTTIWTECWTGFLSVAENLFNTRIEILVGEPIQPARLSQTSEELRAEIDRINAQIRQEFEELAQGMPA
- the hutU gene encoding urocanate hydratase; translated protein: MKENHAYKPVKAPTGTRLSCKGWHQEAALRMLQNNLDESVAENPRELIVYGGTGRAARNWDCYAAIVRTLKTLEDDETLLVQSGKPVAVFQTWPAAPRVLIANSNIVPHWATKSYFDELEQAGLMMYGQMTAGSWIYIGTQGILQGTHETFVAAGRKSFGTSDLSGRLVVSGGLGGMSGAQPLAATMAGATYLGAEVDPTRIRKRLASKKPRFLDERIDDLDKAIDKALALKEKKQAYSVCWYGNIVNLLRRLVERGVTPDILTDQTSAHDELHGYVPTGMSFEQALDLRRDHPDEYRRRSYQTMAEHVRLMLTLQGRGATTFDYGNNLRGKAIEGGFLKEDEIRSPGRAGSWKYPGFVPAYIRPLFCQGKGPFRWVALSGDPRDILETDRIVVELFPDNTALANWITKAEVQIPFQGLPARICWLGFGEREKAGLAFNKAVREGRLRAPIVIGRDHLDCGSVASPNRETEAMKDGSDAVADWPLLNAMLNVASGASWVSIHSGGGVGIGYSVHAGQVIVCDGTPAMDKRLCRVLTNDPGLGIARHADAGYEDAIALARACRINLPMVG